A single region of the Undibacterium piscinae genome encodes:
- a CDS encoding DUF3138 family protein: MSTNWRQVLNRKKTITNNLLFDFTEPSFMTGFGYEHLEGKWDIKALIGNPNNGRVTDRKSPSLHWRVDYSKGEFGGWGASGLHGKMSANTSVNYLEADTYFIRGDLTWQGQIEAGQTTNGAFNGGDAKWVGLSTLAAYKITPRLEGIARFDYVRNSNNGGGVPSVVFGSGCSTVDLATDPSGATTMESSCGDYRNGFGPGIDNATGLVVDPNKGANRYAMTFGLNYALTPNALLKFELRRDGSSENTFYDVQSKTYKKDNLLFGASTVVSF; this comes from the coding sequence ATGAGTACCAACTGGCGGCAGGTACTCAATCGAAAAAAAACCATTACCAACAACTTGCTGTTTGACTTCACCGAGCCGTCGTTCATGACTGGTTTTGGTTATGAACATCTGGAAGGCAAGTGGGATATCAAGGCGCTCATCGGCAACCCCAACAATGGTCGCGTGACTGACCGCAAGTCGCCTTCACTGCACTGGCGCGTCGATTACTCCAAGGGTGAGTTTGGCGGCTGGGGCGCTTCTGGCCTGCACGGCAAGATGTCAGCTAACACCTCGGTCAATTATCTGGAAGCTGATACCTACTTCATTCGTGGTGATCTGACTTGGCAGGGACAAATTGAAGCCGGTCAGACCACAAATGGCGCCTTTAACGGTGGTGACGCCAAATGGGTAGGCCTGTCGACTCTGGCTGCCTACAAGATTACGCCAAGGCTGGAAGGTATCGCCCGTTTTGACTACGTCAGAAATAGCAACAACGGCGGTGGTGTTCCTAGCGTGGTATTCGGCTCCGGTTGCAGCACGGTCGACCTGGCCACCGACCCTAGCGGTGCCACGACGATGGAATCGTCCTGCGGTGACTATCGTAACGGCTTTGGCCCTGGCATAGACAATGCAACAGGACTGGTCGTTGATCCTAACAAAGGTGCCAATCGCTATGCAATGACTTTCGGTCTCAATTATGCGTTGACCCCGAATGCCTTGCTGAAATTTGAACTGCGTCGTGACGGCTCTTCGGAAAACACCTTCTATGACGTGCAATCGAAAACCTACAAGAAAGATAACTTATTGTTCGGTGCCTCGACTGTCGTCAGTTTTTAA
- a CDS encoding DUF3138 family protein — MAQSAQDLKLELDAMKAKIKQLEAMVEAINVKAAAVASTESENQAEFNRMKIKTEAMEDQLEVGGFKGLKVSGYIDPTYIYNQRQNTSSVVFMKNFSDANGDGAHPSQNTAYAYDNAFFGTALLRFEKEMEGGTKWLLELMPHKSYGDGGGYNLGSIVNQATVSIPINGLNNRFLAGQFGSYPGYEYQLAAGTQSKKNHYQQLAV; from the coding sequence ATGGCTCAAAGCGCGCAGGATTTGAAGCTAGAACTTGACGCGATGAAGGCAAAGATCAAGCAACTCGAAGCGATGGTAGAGGCGATTAACGTCAAGGCCGCAGCGGTTGCCAGCACGGAGTCAGAAAATCAGGCGGAATTTAACCGCATGAAAATCAAGACCGAGGCGATGGAAGATCAACTGGAAGTCGGCGGTTTTAAAGGTTTGAAAGTATCGGGTTATATCGACCCTACTTATATCTACAACCAACGCCAGAACACCAGTAGTGTCGTGTTTATGAAAAACTTCTCGGATGCCAATGGCGATGGCGCTCACCCTAGCCAGAATACCGCATACGCCTATGACAACGCCTTCTTCGGTACCGCTTTATTGCGCTTCGAAAAAGAAATGGAAGGCGGCACCAAATGGTTACTGGAACTGATGCCACACAAGAGCTACGGCGACGGCGGCGGCTACAATCTTGGTTCTATCGTCAACCAAGCAACCGTTTCGATTCCTATCAACGGTTTAAACAACCGTTTCCTGGCGGGTCAGTTCGGTTCCTACCCTGGCTATGAGTACCAACTGGCGGCAGGTACTCAATCGAAAAAAAACCATTACCAACAACTTGCTGTTTGA
- a CDS encoding ABC transporter permease subunit — protein MNAYRWFGRGWLSMGYLFLYIPIFMLIVFSFNSSRQDMVWTGFTLQWYSALTEDQEIISGFLLSLKIALMAATASVILGTFAAFSLNNYRKFSGRALFKGMVSSPLVMPEVIIGLSLLLMFVSFEKMFGFPQRGLMTILFGHTVLGMAYATVVIESRLAEMSKSLSEAAMDLGCKPFQVFALVTLPNITQALASAWLLTFTLSLDDVVLSAFLTGPGYSTMPIVIFSRARLGLDPRVNVVAALTILVVTIGVILSSWHIVRSERLRQKQISAAFQAETTH, from the coding sequence ATGAACGCATATCGTTGGTTTGGTCGAGGCTGGCTCTCAATGGGATATCTGTTCCTGTATATCCCGATCTTCATGCTGATCGTCTTTTCGTTTAACAGTTCCCGTCAGGACATGGTCTGGACCGGGTTCACCCTGCAATGGTATTCCGCACTGACCGAAGATCAGGAAATCATTTCCGGCTTCCTGTTGTCGCTAAAAATCGCCCTGATGGCAGCTACCGCCTCCGTAATACTCGGCACCTTTGCCGCGTTTAGCCTGAACAATTACCGGAAGTTTTCAGGCCGGGCCTTGTTCAAGGGGATGGTCAGTTCGCCACTGGTGATGCCGGAAGTGATCATCGGCCTGTCCTTGCTGCTGATGTTCGTCTCTTTCGAAAAGATGTTCGGATTCCCTCAGCGTGGCCTGATGACTATCTTGTTTGGCCACACGGTACTGGGTATGGCCTATGCCACCGTAGTCATAGAATCGCGACTGGCTGAGATGAGCAAATCCTTGTCGGAAGCGGCAATGGATCTGGGTTGCAAACCATTTCAGGTGTTTGCTTTGGTGACACTGCCGAATATTACCCAGGCATTGGCTTCGGCATGGTTACTGACCTTCACGCTGTCGCTTGATGATGTGGTGCTATCAGCCTTCCTCACCGGACCTGGCTACTCGACCATGCCTATCGTGATCTTTTCACGTGCCCGTCTTGGTCTGGACCCACGCGTCAATGTGGTGGCGGCACTGACGATTTTAGTTGTAACCATAGGAGTCATTCTATCTAGCTGGCACATAGTCCGGAGCGAGCGTTTGCGTCAGAAGCAAATTTCTGCGGCGTTTCAAGCAGAAACTACCCATTAA
- a CDS encoding ABC transporter permease subunit has protein sequence MIVKKFLKNLIQFKWLSGKLAVIGIPYLWLFACSLVPFFIILKISMVEMEISNPFGTLLTYADGIVSLKIKISNYQFIAEDNLYVLTYLSSIKFAAITTAFCLLIGYPFAYFMARSSASIRPTLMMLVMLPFWTSFLLRIYAWKGMLANNGVINHFLLSIGAIDAPIHMMNTPFSLMVGMVYTYLPFMILPLYTNLSKMDVRYIEAAADLGSTPWSTFWRITVPLSKSGIIAGAMLVFIPCVGEYVIPELLGGPETLMIGHVLWDEFFSNNDWPMASAVTVVVILLILVPMGIFNKYQTNQTPEKS, from the coding sequence ATGATCGTGAAAAAATTCCTGAAAAACCTCATACAATTTAAATGGCTTAGCGGCAAGCTTGCCGTTATTGGCATCCCTTACCTGTGGTTATTTGCCTGTTCGCTGGTACCGTTCTTCATCATCCTGAAAATCAGCATGGTAGAGATGGAAATCAGCAATCCTTTCGGCACCTTGCTCACCTATGCAGATGGCATCGTCTCGCTGAAGATCAAGATCAGCAACTACCAATTTATCGCCGAAGATAATCTGTATGTACTGACGTATCTGAGCTCGATCAAATTTGCCGCCATCACCACCGCGTTTTGCCTGTTGATCGGCTACCCGTTTGCCTATTTTATGGCCAGGTCGAGCGCTTCGATCAGGCCTACCCTGATGATGCTGGTGATGCTACCGTTCTGGACTTCCTTTCTACTGCGCATCTATGCATGGAAAGGTATGCTGGCCAATAACGGCGTCATCAATCATTTCCTGCTGTCTATCGGTGCCATAGATGCGCCGATACATATGATGAACACGCCGTTTTCGTTGATGGTGGGAATGGTCTACACCTACCTGCCCTTCATGATCCTGCCGCTCTACACCAACCTCTCGAAAATGGATGTGCGTTATATCGAGGCGGCCGCCGATCTGGGTTCCACACCGTGGAGCACTTTCTGGCGCATCACCGTGCCATTGTCGAAGTCCGGCATCATTGCCGGAGCCATGCTGGTGTTCATCCCGTGCGTCGGCGAATACGTGATTCCTGAATTACTCGGTGGTCCTGAGACGCTGATGATAGGCCATGTACTGTGGGACGAATTCTTCAGCAACAACGACTGGCCTATGGCTTCAGCGGTCACCGTCGTGGTTATTTTGCTGATCCTGGTACCGATGGGAATCTTCAATAAATATCAAACTAATCAAACACCGGAGAAATCATGA
- the potA gene encoding polyamine ABC transporter ATP-binding protein, which yields MASSSHGETANQSVAPATSASNGNGTVKPFLLINNLIKEFGDVRAVDNLSVAINKGEIFALLGSSGCGKSTLLRMLAGFESPTSGQILLDGKDIVGVAPYHRPINMMFQSYALFPHLSVWDNIAFGLRREGMPKDQIAERVEKMLALVQLSAYGKRKPHQLSGGQQQRVALARSLAKRPQLLLLDEPLAALDKKLRERTQLELVNIIEQVGVTCVMVTHDQEEAMSMASRIAVMSEGVIRQIGKPHEIYETPNCRFVADFIGSVNMFNGKVTEDEPDHVVVDTPECRHYVGHGITGTIGMPVSIAVRPEKITISSEPPEQTHNVVYGEIVEIAYLGSYTVYHLKLASGMQVKATVSNTVRHGAFHPKWGDKVYASWSDISMVVLTQ from the coding sequence ATGGCGTCATCATCTCATGGCGAAACAGCCAATCAATCAGTTGCTCCTGCAACTAGCGCCAGCAATGGCAACGGCACAGTTAAACCTTTTTTACTGATTAATAACCTGATCAAGGAATTTGGCGATGTACGGGCAGTGGACAATCTGTCCGTCGCCATCAACAAGGGTGAAATTTTTGCCTTACTGGGCAGCTCAGGCTGCGGTAAATCCACTCTGCTGCGTATGTTGGCGGGCTTTGAATCACCGACCTCGGGCCAAATTTTACTTGATGGCAAAGACATCGTCGGCGTGGCGCCCTACCATCGTCCTATTAACATGATGTTTCAGTCGTATGCCTTATTTCCTCACCTTTCCGTTTGGGACAACATCGCTTTCGGCTTACGCAGGGAAGGCATGCCCAAGGATCAGATTGCGGAACGCGTAGAAAAAATGCTGGCCTTGGTACAACTGAGCGCCTATGGCAAACGCAAGCCGCATCAACTGTCCGGCGGTCAGCAGCAACGTGTCGCACTGGCCCGTAGCCTGGCCAAGCGCCCGCAATTACTGTTACTCGATGAACCGCTTGCCGCGCTAGATAAAAAACTGCGCGAGCGTACCCAACTCGAACTGGTGAATATCATCGAACAAGTCGGTGTCACCTGCGTCATGGTGACGCACGATCAGGAAGAAGCCATGTCAATGGCATCGCGCATCGCCGTCATGAGCGAAGGCGTGATCCGGCAAATCGGCAAGCCGCACGAAATTTACGAAACGCCGAACTGCCGTTTTGTCGCAGATTTTATCGGCAGCGTCAATATGTTCAACGGCAAAGTGACCGAGGATGAGCCCGATCACGTGGTTGTCGACACGCCTGAATGCAGGCATTACGTAGGCCACGGCATCACCGGCACCATAGGTATGCCGGTATCGATTGCGGTACGGCCTGAAAAAATCACCATCAGCAGCGAACCGCCTGAGCAAACCCATAATGTCGTGTATGGAGAAATCGTCGAGATTGCGTATCTGGGCAGCTATACCGTGTATCACCTGAAACTGGCCAGCGGCATGCAGGTTAAGGCCACCGTCAGCAATACGGTAAGACATGGTGCCTTCCATCCGAAATGGGGCGACAAGGTTTACGCAAGCTGGTCCGACATTTCCATGGTGGTATTAACCCAATAG
- a CDS encoding aspartate aminotransferase family protein, with product MHSHSLQPSISLVASATAKTAATAPSQVFDTKAIQKLDSAHYLHPFTDFKDLNEKGARVMIKGDGIYLWDSEGKQILDGMSGLWCVNVGYGRTSIAEAVYQQMNVLPFYNSFFNTTNVPAVQLAAKLVEISPPQFNHVFFTGSGSEGNDTNLRMVRRYWDLLGYQDRHVIISRHNAYHGSTVAGASLGGMSGMHAQGGLPIPGIEHIGQPNYFEAGRGKTEAEFGIEAASWLEQKILEVGPEKVAAFIGEPVQGAGGVIIPPATYWPEIQRICDKYGILLIADEVICGFGRLGTWFGSELMGIKPDLMTFAKGVTSGYIPLGGVMVGDRVADVLIEKGGDFNHGFTYSGHPVACAAALENIRILQEEKLVEKVGNKTGPYLKQQFATLASHPLVGFADSCGFVAGLNLVKEKAEVVHDCVLFDAEQHVGMICRGYMFGNGMIMRAVGDRMIIAPPLCMSIEQIDEMIGLIRLCLDQTLADLQERGWV from the coding sequence ATGCACTCACATTCCTTGCAGCCCAGCATTTCCCTGGTCGCCAGCGCCACCGCAAAAACAGCGGCTACAGCACCAAGCCAGGTTTTTGACACCAAAGCCATACAAAAACTCGATTCTGCCCATTACCTGCATCCATTTACGGACTTTAAAGACCTCAATGAAAAAGGCGCCCGTGTCATGATCAAGGGTGATGGCATTTACCTCTGGGATTCAGAAGGCAAGCAGATCCTCGATGGCATGTCCGGTCTGTGGTGCGTCAATGTAGGCTATGGCCGCACCAGTATCGCAGAGGCGGTGTACCAGCAAATGAATGTCCTGCCTTTCTACAATAGCTTTTTCAACACCACCAACGTACCAGCGGTGCAACTGGCCGCCAAACTGGTCGAAATTTCGCCGCCTCAGTTTAACCATGTCTTCTTTACCGGCTCTGGTTCGGAAGGCAATGACACCAATCTGCGCATGGTAAGACGCTATTGGGATTTACTCGGCTACCAGGACAGGCATGTCATCATCAGCCGCCACAATGCCTACCACGGCAGCACCGTTGCCGGCGCTTCACTGGGTGGCATGAGCGGCATGCACGCCCAAGGTGGTTTACCGATTCCGGGCATTGAGCATATCGGCCAGCCGAATTATTTCGAGGCAGGTCGCGGCAAAACCGAAGCCGAATTTGGTATCGAGGCGGCATCCTGGCTGGAACAAAAAATCCTCGAAGTCGGCCCGGAAAAAGTTGCCGCTTTCATAGGCGAACCGGTACAAGGCGCAGGTGGCGTCATCATTCCTCCCGCCACTTACTGGCCGGAAATCCAGCGCATTTGCGACAAATACGGCATCTTGCTGATCGCTGATGAAGTCATTTGTGGTTTTGGCCGCTTAGGCACCTGGTTTGGTTCCGAGCTAATGGGTATCAAGCCTGACTTAATGACTTTCGCCAAAGGCGTCACCTCCGGCTACATCCCTCTCGGTGGCGTCATGGTCGGTGACAGGGTCGCCGATGTACTGATAGAAAAAGGCGGCGACTTTAATCACGGCTTTACCTACTCCGGCCATCCGGTCGCCTGTGCCGCAGCACTGGAAAACATCCGCATTCTTCAGGAAGAAAAGCTGGTAGAGAAAGTCGGCAATAAAACCGGCCCTTACCTAAAACAACAATTCGCAACACTTGCCTCTCACCCGCTGGTAGGCTTTGCCGACAGCTGTGGTTTTGTCGCAGGCCTCAATCTGGTGAAGGAAAAAGCCGAAGTGGTGCATGACTGCGTTTTATTCGATGCAGAGCAACATGTAGGAATGATTTGTCGCGGCTACATGTTCGGTAACGGCATGATCATGCGCGCGGTGGGTGACAGGATGATTATCGCGCCACCACTGTGCATGAGCATAGAGCAAATCGATGAAATGATAGGGCTGATCAGGCTGTGTCTAGACCAGACTTTAGCCGACCTGCAGGAGCGTGGCTGGGTATGA